The proteins below are encoded in one region of Rhododendron vialii isolate Sample 1 chromosome 7a, ASM3025357v1:
- the LOC131334180 gene encoding uncharacterized protein LOC131334180 isoform X5, producing the protein MSSNRSSMNGHDNDRAQTWRPDISNRHGPEANAISRDLTDDSTLNQVHDPESMELYSRVREQQEEILNLREQIAVSCVKELQLLNEKYALEKTLAGLRLAVDEKQLETIASASNQLAFRKGDLEEHLRLTHELKVAEDERYDFVSSMLGLLAEYGIWPRVINASTLSSNVKHLHDQLQLQLRTSHAQIEEIMSMAGNHARDGWLERDGQLPHRSSVQSPYFQQDWHSLVPNRYTEQHLEPNDNLLRNMHGSDLPQMTPFVHGEMQELLHNGSSQKVSPSNDRRFVGPDGSSDTAGANIRSDSPEEKTRDPSFRFPTRHDEFDSFRSEEGPGIEEFQIIGEAKPGYRLLGCGFPVRGTSLCMFQWVRHLQDGTRQYIEGATNPEYVVTADDVDKHIAVECIPMDDRGRQGELVRLFANGQNKITCDGCFGDLGANNSRFETIWLPNQG; encoded by the exons ATGTCGTCCAATAGGAGCTCTATGAATGGTCATGATAATGATCGGGCTCAGACATGGAGACCTGATATTTCAAACAG GCACGGTCCTGAAGCAAATGCTATATCTAGGGATTTGACGGATGACAGTACGCTTAACCAAGTTCATGATCCAGAGTCCATG GAACTTTACTCAAGGGTCAGAGAACAGCAGGAGGAAATTCTTAATCTTCGTGAACAAATTGCAGTTTCCTGTGTTAAG GAACTGCAACTTTTGAATGAGAAATATGCTCTGGAAAAAACATTAGCTGGTTTACGACTG GCTGTTGATGAGAAGCAACTTGAAACCATAGCTTCTGCCTCAAACCAATTGGCGTTCAGAAAAGGCGATCTGGAAGAACATCTTAGATTGACTCATGAGTTGAAG GTTGCAGAGGATGAAAGATATGATTTCGTGTCATCCATGTTGGGTTTACTTGCTGAATATGGCATTTGGCCTCGTGTTATTAACGCCTCAACTCTTTCCAGTAATGTAAAG CACTTGCATGATCAACTGCAGTTGCAGTTAAGAACTTCACAT GCTCAAATTGAGGAGATAATGTCTATGGCGGGAAATCATGCCAGGGATGGATGGCTTGAAAGAGATGGCCAACTTCCTCATAGATCCTCAGTACAGTCGCCATATTTTCAG CAGGATTGGCATTCTTTGGTCCCTAATCGGTATACAGAGCAACATTTGGAACCAAATGATAACTTGTTAAGAAATATGCATGGCAGCGATCTTCCACAAATGACACCCTTTGTACATGGTGAGATGCAAGAACTATTACATAATGGCAGCTCACAGAAGGTCTCACCCAGTAACGATAG GAGGTTTGTGGGCCCAGATGGTTCATCAGACACAGCTGGGGCGAATATAAGGTCTGATTCACCTGAAGAAAAGACACGCGACCCTTCATTTCGTTTTCCAACCAGGCATGATGAGTTTGATTCTTTTCGTTCAGAAG AGGGCCCTGGGATAGAGGAATTCCAAATCATTGGCGAGGCTAAACCGGGGTACCGACTTCTAGGATGCGGATTTCCTGTTCGTGGAACTTCTCTCTGCATGTTCCAG TGGGTTCGTCATCTTCAGGATGGAACAAGGCAGTACATAGAGG GAGCTACAAATCCAGAATATGTTGTCACTGCCGATGATGTGGATAAACATATTGCCGTTGAGTGCATACCAATGGATGACCGAGGCCGTCAG